Proteins co-encoded in one Pseudorhizobium banfieldiae genomic window:
- the hisI gene encoding phosphoribosyl-AMP cyclohydrolase — translation MIRDFPEPSSDKAEQEGPGALAPAFDANGLVTAVVTDAADGELLMVAHMNAEALALTIDTGIAHYYSRSRRKIWKKGETSGNLQTVHDIRTDCDQDAIWLKVSVAGHDATCHTGRRSCFYRIVEKQGDEGVLRIADDHRHFDPAQVYKPDGTK, via the coding sequence ATGATTCGCGATTTCCCCGAGCCCTCTTCCGACAAGGCGGAGCAGGAAGGCCCTGGCGCCCTGGCACCCGCTTTCGATGCCAATGGCCTTGTTACGGCGGTCGTGACCGATGCTGCCGACGGCGAGCTTCTGATGGTCGCCCACATGAACGCCGAGGCGCTGGCACTGACCATCGACACAGGGATTGCCCACTATTATAGCCGATCCCGCCGGAAGATCTGGAAGAAGGGTGAAACCTCCGGAAACCTGCAGACCGTGCATGATATCCGCACGGACTGCGACCAGGATGCCATCTGGCTGAAGGTCTCGGTGGCCGGACATGATGCCACATGTCACACTGGTCGACGCTCCTGCTTCTATCGTATCGTGGAGAAACAGGGGGACGAGGGCGTTCTCCGGATTGCCGACGATCATCGGCACTTCGACCCCGCCCAAGTCTATAAACCGGATGGAACTAAGTAG